From Halichoerus grypus chromosome 6, mHalGry1.hap1.1, whole genome shotgun sequence, one genomic window encodes:
- the BBS10 gene encoding BBSome complex assembly protein BBS10 translates to MAAVGSAKAALQVAEVLETIVSCCVGPEGRQVLCTKPTGEVLISRDGGCLLEALHLEHPIARMVVACVSSHLRKTGDGAKTFIIFLCHLLRGLHTIIDKEQDSLISKNIQTHRRHWKNCCQWKFISQALLTFQTQILDYIMDHYLSKHFLSIFSSSTKERTLCRSSLELLLEAYFCGRVGRNNHNFISQLMCNYFFKSMACESGFEEVFDLVDDYFVELNVGVTGLPVSDSRIIAGLVLHRDFSVYCPADGDIRVVIVTETIQPLFSTSGSEFILNSEAQFQTSQFWIMEKTKAIMKHLQSQNVKLLLSSVKQPDLVSYYAGLNGISVVECLSPEEVSLIQRIIGLSPFVLAQASSQYEICNTALVKFCKPLILRSKRYVHLGLISTCSFIPHCIVLCGPVQGLVEQHEDALHGAFKMLRQLFKDLDLNYMIQTSDQNHTSSPPTYKTSRESNPLPEIVNGLLQRPYQGTVVKNKGKLAKTQTYLKVYSNLVVPSVELETCIPYSTPKVTPTDTYQTDETLRCLPPTQTRIIDDSEPFIESNSANSVAENTGIEISYENLQVTKIARKGNMLPVREKSLEMCTSQSYCCSTLPAGCVLPVGGNFEILLHYYLLKHTRKCQQSEETIVSMIIANALLGIPKILYKSKKGKYSFPHIYVRTLHALQTNQPMVSSQTGLESVAGKYQLLTSVLQCLTKILTIDLVINIKRQPQEMYDQDSEEEV, encoded by the exons ATGGCCGCCGTGGGGTCTGCGAAGGCGGCGTTGCAGGTGGCGGAAGTGCTGGAGACCATCGTGAGCTGCTGCGTAGGGCCCGAGGGGCGGCAAGTTCTGTGTACGAAGCCCACCGGGGAGGTGCTGATCAGCCGGGATGGAGGCTGCCTCCTGGAGGCGCTACACTTAGAGCATCCCATAGCCAG GATGGTGGTGGCCTGTGTTTCCAGTCATCTAAGAAAAACAGGAGATGGTgctaaaacatttattatctttctttgtCATTTACTCAGAGGACTTCATACAATCATAGACAAAGAACAGGATTCTTTGATTTCCAAAAATATTCAAACCCATAGAAGGCATTGGAAAAATTGTTGTCagtggaaatttatttctcaagctCTTCTAACGTTTCAGACACAAATATTAGATTATATTATGGACCACTACTTAAGTAAACACTTTTTGtccatcttttcttcttccactaAAGAGAGAACACTGTGTAGGAGCTCTCTAGAGCTGCTCTTAGAAGCATACTTTTGTGGAAGAGTGGGGAGAAATAATCACAACTTTATTTCACAATTGATGTGTAACTACTTTTTCAAGAGTATGGCTTGTGAAAGTGGGTTTGAAGAAGTATTTGACTTAGTGGATGACTATTTTGTAGAGTTGAATGTTGGTGTCACCGGCCTTCCTGTCTCAGATTCCAGGATCATAGCTGGGCTTGTGCTTCACAGAGACTTTTCTGTATACTGTCCAGCAGATGGTGACATAAGAGTAGTGATAGTAACAGAAACCATTCAGCCTCTTTTTTCAACTTCTGGATCAGAGTTTATTCTAAATTCAGAAGCACAGTTTCAGACCTCTCAGTTTTGGATTATGGAAAAGACAAAAGCAATAATGAAACATTTACAGAGTCAGAATGTAAAATTGCTCCTGTCTAGTGTGAAACAACCGGACTTAGTTAGTTATTATGCAGGACTGAATGGTATATCAGTGGTAGAGTGTTTATCACCTGAAGAAGTTTCTCTTATCCAGAGGATCATCGGTCTTTCTCCCTTTGTACTAGCACAGGCCTCTTCACAGTATGAAATCTGTAACACTGCTTTGGTGAAATTTTGTAAGCCCCTTATCTTGAGATCCAAAAGGTATGTTCATCTTGGCTTGATTAGCACATGTTCATTTATACCACACTGTATAGTTCTTTGTGGACCAGTGCAGGGTCTTGTTGAACAACATGAAGATGCTTTACATGGAGCATTTAAAATGCTTCGACAGTTATTTAAAGATCTTGATCTAAATTACATGATACAAACCAGTGATCAAAATCATACATCGAGTCCTCCTACTTATAAGACTAGCAGAGAAAGTAATCCATTGCCAGAAATTGTTAATGGCTTACTACAAAGGCCATATCAGGGCACAGTTGTAAAGAACAAAGGTAAACTGGCAAAAACtcaaacatatttaaaagtatattcaaATTTGGTAGTTCCAAGTGTAGAATTAGAAACCTGTATTCCATATTCAACACCAAAAGTGACACCAACAGATACATACCAGACAGATGAAACACTGAGATGTTTACCTCCAACCCAAACCAGGATAATTGATGACAGTGAACCATTTATTGAGAGTAATTCTGCTAATTCAGTAGCAGAAAACACTGGAATAGAAATTTCTTACGAAAATTTACAAGTCACAAAAATTGCTAGAAAGGGAAACATGTTGCCAGTGAGAGAGAAGTCACTGGAGATGTGTACTTCCCAGAGTTACTGCTGCTCCACTCTACCAGCAGGTTGTGTTTTGCCAGTGGGTGGTAATTTTGAGATCCTGTTACATTACTATCTCCTCAAGCACACCAGAAAATGTCAGCAATCAGAAGAAACCATAGTTAGCATGATAATAGCTAATGCTCTTTTAGGCATTCCCAAAATCCTATATAAGTCTAAGAAGGGAAAGTACAGCTTTCCACACATATATGTAAGAACGCTCCATGCACTGCAAACCAATCAACCCATGGTGAGCAGTCAGACAGGTTTGGAATCGGTAGCTGGTAAATACCAGTTACTAACTTCAGTTCTTCAGtgtttaacaaaaattttaaccATTGATTTGGTAATCAATATTAAGAGACAGCCTCAGGAAATGTATGATCAAGATTCAGAAGAGGAAGTATAA